The following proteins are co-located in the Paenibacillus sp. JNUCC32 genome:
- a CDS encoding glycosyltransferase WbsX family protein, whose amino-acid sequence MKLIAFLLPQFHQIPENDQWWGEGFTEWTNTRKANSIYPGHLQPREPYEDYYYDLTDPATRRWQAELAQYYGIYGFCYYHYWFKGKQLLETPFKQVLSSGEPRIPFCLSWANEPWTRKWDGGEHDVLMPQEYGEQEDWELHFYALLDAFRDERYIRIENKPIFIIYRPDKISCCEDMMKHWNILAVKNGLEGIYFVRTLGGFPLAKQDYFDANLEFEPHYTFAHSGLNRLWSYMNIGNEKHYVFDYDFVWQYVLNRSHHRDRSKIFPGAYVNWDNTPRLGLRGLSCLGANPQKFGWYLTRQIERAVSLYNSEFLFVNAWNEWAEGTYLEPDKHYQYQYLEAVRTALKTTGFYTEPNIMTDIQKNGR is encoded by the coding sequence AAAGCCAATTCGATTTATCCGGGACACCTACAGCCTAGAGAGCCATATGAAGATTACTATTATGATTTAACGGATCCTGCTACCCGAAGATGGCAAGCGGAACTAGCGCAATATTATGGCATATACGGTTTTTGCTATTATCATTATTGGTTCAAGGGGAAACAACTACTGGAAACGCCTTTCAAACAGGTGTTGAGCAGCGGGGAACCTCGAATTCCGTTTTGCTTGTCGTGGGCGAATGAACCTTGGACACGAAAATGGGACGGCGGAGAGCATGATGTTCTCATGCCGCAAGAATATGGCGAACAAGAAGATTGGGAACTACACTTCTACGCACTATTAGATGCCTTCCGTGATGAGCGATATATACGGATAGAGAATAAGCCGATCTTCATCATATACCGTCCCGATAAAATATCATGCTGTGAAGATATGATGAAACATTGGAATATTCTAGCTGTTAAAAATGGCCTCGAAGGCATCTATTTCGTGCGGACGTTAGGTGGATTCCCCTTGGCCAAACAAGATTACTTTGATGCTAATTTAGAATTTGAACCGCACTATACCTTTGCGCATAGCGGATTAAATCGTTTGTGGTCATATATGAACATAGGCAACGAGAAACATTATGTGTTCGATTATGATTTTGTATGGCAGTATGTATTAAATCGATCGCATCACAGGGATCGGAGCAAAATCTTTCCGGGCGCTTATGTGAATTGGGACAATACACCTCGTTTAGGATTAAGAGGATTAAGCTGCTTAGGAGCCAATCCCCAAAAATTCGGTTGGTATTTGACAAGGCAAATCGAACGTGCCGTTTCTTTGTATAATAGCGAGTTTTTATTCGTAAACGCATGGAACGAATGGGCTGAAGGAACGTACCTGGAACCGGATAAGCATTATCAATATCAATATCTTGAAGCTGTTCGAACTGCATTGAAGACTACAGGCTTCTATACAGAGCCGAATATAATGACGGATATACAAAAAAACGGGAGATGA